The stretch of DNA CATCTCCTGATATATTTTTTCGCCGCTCGATTTCAGTCCGGAGCCTTTCCCCCGCCGTCATTTCCACCAGCATATCGATATGGTCGGGAAGGCGCTGGAAGGTAACCGGATTTCCCGTTACCTTGATTACGGGGATGAAGGGAAATCCCTGCGGCACACCCAGACCCGTTGAGAAGAGGGCGACCTGTGCGCCCGCCGCTGCCAGCACGGTGAGAAACTCCGGTTCTCGTCCCGGAGAATCGACCACGAACAGGCCCTTGCCCCGGACACGCTCGCCGTAATTATATACATCCTGAATTGGCCTGGTACCGCCTTTAACTATCGCCCCGAGCGATTTCTCCTCAATGGTGGTCAATCCACCGGCGATATTGCCGGCACTGGGATTGCCCCCGCGCATATCACCCCCGGCCGCAATGACCCGCTTTTCCATGTCA from Chloroflexota bacterium encodes:
- a CDS encoding UxaA family hydrolase, translated to DMEKRVIAAGGDMRGGNPSAGNIAGGLTTIEEKSLGAIVKGGTRPIQDVYNYGERVRGKGLFVVDSPGREPEFLTVLAAAGAQVALFSTGLGVPQGFPFIPVIKVTGNPVTFQRLPDHIDMLVEMTAGERLRTEIERRKNISGDAGGSLGQADQGGGPGLWQLFRPIHNRPDCLNSTDTQSEYTPHQRQDDSHAQQTAAHLPHRGAQWRSGLFNPILP